In Humulus lupulus chromosome 7, drHumLupu1.1, whole genome shotgun sequence, the following are encoded in one genomic region:
- the LOC133788900 gene encoding casparian strip membrane protein 3-like, which produces MDSNQNTDEAVLVPKSRSKGKAVEDASPAPTPAVVSTKKVTVVVRRVGWKKGVAIFDFVLRLCAAAAAFAASVAAAQAEQILPFFTQFLQFHAQYNDLPTITFFVIANAAAGAYLVLSLPFSIICIVRPYKVGPRLLLLILDTVMTTVTIGAAGAASAIMYLAHNGSVDANWLAICQQFTDFCQQITGAVVASFVAAVILIALVAISAVALKRTTSITTH; this is translated from the exons ATGGACTCAAATCAAAACACTGATGAAGCTGTCCTTGTTCCAAAAAGTAGGTCCAAGGGAAAAGCAGTAGAGGATGCCTCTCCTGCTCCCACCCCAGCCGTCGTGAGCACCAAAAAGGTCACCGTAGTAGTCCGGAGAGTAGGATGGAAAAAAGGTGTCGCTATATTCGATTTCGTTCTAAGGCTGTGTGCGGCTGCAGCCGCCTTTGCTGCCTCTGTTGCTGCCGCACAGGCAGAACAGATTCTACCCTTCTTCACGCAGTTCCTGCAGTTCCATGCTCAGTACAATGATCTTCCAACTATAAC GTTTTTTGTGATTGCAAATGCAGCCGCTGGTGCATATCTTGTCCTCTCATTGCCCTTTTCTATAATATGCATTGTTCGACCCTATAAAGTAGGACCAAGGCTCCTCCTCCTCATCTTAGACACG GTGATGACTACTGTGACCATAGGTGCGGCGGGGGCAGCGAGTGCAATCATGTACTTGGCTCATAACGGGAGTGTGGATGCCAACTGGTTAGCCATTTGTCAGCAGTTTACGGACTTTTGCCAGCAAATCACTGGTGCCGTCGTTGCTTCTTTTGTCGCAGCCGTCATTCTCATTGCACTCGTTGCCATTTCTGCTGTTGCACTTAAAAGAACCACCTCTATTACTACTCACTAG